In the genome of Methanopyrus kandleri AV19, one region contains:
- a CDS encoding DUF1678 family protein produces MVRSHAPIPYNPVERIRALRVLREVHRRRKKPSLEVTYRTVNGSTCGPYYVARWRRDPRHKHGRTLYLGKPENESVSFVEWLVSLDRREVLELARHLMRNLRSVLKTLLTEVSDLPYKKARWVLARGLALAFDARPSESPRIRDLLEELPDRLESFAVRTLGGWPAHYSSYLRKVIHHRGKSLDEKHEVPDVGLEFQRWKLQRG; encoded by the coding sequence TTGGTTAGATCGCACGCACCCATACCCTACAACCCGGTCGAGCGGATCCGCGCGCTCCGAGTCCTGAGGGAAGTTCACCGTAGGAGGAAGAAGCCGAGCCTGGAGGTAACCTACAGGACCGTCAACGGTAGTACGTGCGGCCCGTACTACGTGGCGAGGTGGAGGCGTGACCCCCGACACAAGCACGGTCGTACGCTCTACCTGGGCAAACCCGAGAACGAGAGCGTTTCCTTTGTTGAATGGTTAGTCTCTTTAGATCGTAGAGAGGTTCTGGAGCTCGCGCGACACCTCATGCGCAACCTCCGCTCGGTGCTCAAGACCCTCCTGACCGAGGTCTCGGACTTGCCATACAAGAAGGCCCGATGGGTACTCGCCCGCGGGCTCGCGCTAGCATTCGACGCCAGACCCTCCGAGTCACCAAGAATCCGGGATCTACTCGAAGAACTACCCGACAGGTTGGAATCCTTCGCCGTGAGGACCCTAGGAGGCTGGCCCGCGCACTACTCGAGCTACCTGAGGAAGGTGATCCACCACCGCGGGAAATCCCTCGACGAGAAACACGAGGTACCCGACGTGGGGTTAGAGTTCCAACGCTGGAAACTCCAGCGCGGGTGA
- a CDS encoding MBL fold metallo-hydrolase, with protein MYSDGEVRVFRVGGKGITPSPDCNCYLLAVGDEGILIDLGASGEVIDRLPGNVDVRYALLTHSHFDHAAAGPDALEAGLEVGVHRAEAEVLREGDDRLSAAYLFGRPMPAYEPSFTFRDGETFDVGGEEVEVLYTPGHSPGSCCFLLGDLAFTGDTVFGFGPGRWDLPGGDRKKLCESLERLLSTGVRSIFPGHGYEVIGEAVPAIEAALREAEKDI; from the coding sequence GTGTACTCCGACGGTGAGGTGAGGGTGTTCCGGGTCGGCGGTAAGGGGATTACACCCTCGCCGGACTGCAATTGCTACCTGCTGGCCGTGGGCGACGAGGGGATCCTCATCGATCTCGGGGCCTCCGGGGAGGTCATCGACAGGTTGCCGGGGAACGTGGACGTCAGGTACGCTCTGCTCACGCACAGTCACTTCGACCACGCGGCCGCGGGTCCCGATGCCCTGGAGGCCGGGCTCGAGGTAGGGGTGCACCGGGCGGAGGCCGAGGTACTGCGGGAGGGCGACGACAGGCTGTCGGCGGCGTACCTCTTCGGACGCCCGATGCCCGCGTACGAGCCTTCTTTCACGTTCCGGGATGGGGAGACGTTCGACGTGGGTGGTGAGGAGGTGGAGGTCCTGTACACCCCTGGACACTCTCCCGGGAGCTGCTGTTTCCTGCTCGGTGACTTGGCGTTCACCGGGGATACCGTGTTCGGGTTCGGTCCGGGTAGGTGGGACCTTCCGGGCGGGGACAGGAAGAAGCTGTGTGAATCCCTGGAGCGGCTGCTGAGTACGGGTGTTCGGTCGATCTTCCCCGGACACGGGTACGAGGTGATCGGGGAGGCCGTCCCGGCGATAGAGGCGGCGTTGCGTGAGGCCGAAAAAGATATTTAG
- a CDS encoding class I SAM-dependent methyltransferase, whose product MRPEELALKAVREALRRTVFDPDAWTHVTVVSDDALHVHILTNQRKNVEGKGGRNRQYLEGYAEGYLAAHGHDVEVRVSVVGAGLRDETEEFRYLPLKRALKEGVIEEGSPIHRVCERLGIGYVVLGAREIVGPNPALVEVVEGLEGERAVDVFTGTGTGALAAVEAGFEQVYAIDVRVHPEVRERLESEGVEVIEADFRDVDLREFEPIDLLTADPPYASTLEFLEKLSEERPRVDTAVVCHGFSSWTRAVREIRGFLIELFEDVEPVSKYGHELSVCRRLRD is encoded by the coding sequence ATGCGACCCGAGGAGCTCGCGCTGAAGGCCGTACGGGAGGCCCTCCGCAGGACGGTGTTCGACCCGGACGCCTGGACGCACGTCACCGTGGTATCCGACGACGCCCTCCACGTGCATATCCTCACCAATCAGCGTAAGAACGTTGAGGGAAAGGGCGGCCGTAACCGACAGTACCTCGAGGGGTACGCCGAGGGGTACCTGGCCGCTCACGGACACGACGTCGAGGTCCGCGTCTCCGTCGTCGGAGCGGGCCTGAGGGACGAGACCGAGGAGTTCCGGTACCTGCCGCTGAAGCGGGCCCTGAAAGAAGGGGTAATCGAGGAGGGATCCCCTATCCACCGTGTCTGCGAGCGACTAGGGATCGGGTACGTCGTCCTCGGTGCCCGCGAGATCGTCGGACCGAACCCGGCCCTCGTCGAAGTCGTCGAGGGCCTCGAGGGAGAGCGCGCCGTCGACGTCTTCACGGGAACCGGCACGGGGGCGCTCGCCGCGGTCGAGGCGGGCTTCGAGCAGGTTTACGCGATCGACGTGAGGGTACACCCCGAGGTCCGCGAGCGGCTGGAGTCGGAGGGCGTCGAGGTGATCGAGGCCGACTTCCGCGACGTCGACCTGCGGGAGTTCGAACCGATCGACCTCCTCACCGCGGACCCTCCGTACGCGTCCACACTCGAGTTCCTGGAGAAGCTGTCCGAGGAGCGTCCCCGGGTCGACACCGCCGTCGTCTGCCACGGCTTCTCCTCCTGGACGCGCGCCGTGCGGGAGATCCGGGGCTTCCTGATCGAGCTGTTCGAGGACGTCGAGCCGGTGTCCAAGTACGGCCACGAGCTCAGCGTCTGCCGCCGTCTACGGGACTGA